ttagttttagtaattttagtacttagtATTTTAGTTAGGtggcaaggcaacatttcttatttttgttgtttccaatgtaaaaaaatttccatctaatatttatattaaaacattttttattagttttagctaAAAGTAGAAACAATGCCCAGAATGCATagcaacaaacaaacatttttaaatggtcAACCAAGATTATGAAcagtgtaagaaaaaaaaattgaaatatattaTGTGTTGAAAAGCagaaattgaaaataattaaaggtACTTAAATTTATTGCATTCTTAGCTTTGCCACATGATAATGTCAGAGTATTGGACTCAACAGTGAACGTCTGTCTGGTCTCTTGTGCATTAACAGAGCTGCAGCCCACTAAAAATGTTTCAGTTCAGTCACTTAAAagctcaaaatgtattaataacgCTACCTCGGAAGGTAGCTGTCTATGTAGACATTACACAACAGGTTTTGTGAGCTGTGCTGAGTGTGCTGGTCTCACAAGTGTCGTGATGGTTCAGGGTCATTCGGACAGGTTCATTGTTTCTAAGGCACATTCCTGGCATAATGTTACCTTGACATATCGTGAGGAAAAGCATAGTCATGATAACAGTCTCCAAGGCTGGAGACTGCGGTAAGAGGGAGGAGCAGCTGGAAGCAAAAGCATTTCTAGAATAACAGGAAGGGGTGTGCGGCTAACAAAAATATGATCCAAGAACATTTGGCTAACATTCCCATTAACTTATGAAAACGTCTCAATGTTCCAAAAAATTTCAGTGTTCTCTGAATTTCCAAAACGTTAcgtttttcaaatgttttgaaatggatTTTTATTCTTTGTTATGCGAACGTTCCATTTTAGCATTATGGGAACATTACTTATTAATTTTCTCTGAACGTTCTCAAACAGGTGTTAACTGATGTAAAAAATGTAAGACTAATGTTTCACAAAAAATTAATTCTATGAACAATGTATAAATATCGTCATTGTGCTAACTttctgagaacattattaaagataacGTTTAACAATTGTTCTATTAACATTACTGGAAGAACATTTTTCATAACTTTGTCAGAATATTAGCCAAAGTTCTCTGTTAGCtggttgtgtgtgtctgtgcaaacAAATCAGGGACGATAGGGGAAGAGGAGGAGCTATGCTAATTAGCTACATCAGATAAACTTACCATTCAAAAGATTCTCTAACAAACAGCGGCAAAATGAGCCCACGGAAGAGGAAAACATGAATTTAAAACAAACACACTAAAATGCTAAACTGACAAACGTTTATGCTGAGCTGTTAGCAGCATGCTAACTTCAGGTTATAATTGTTCTAGATTTAGATTAGCCTCCTGTATTATGATAAAAATTGTACTAATATGGTATTAATTCCACTTCCAAGGGATTTTCTTTACTGTACATGCTTTTGAAGCTAATAGTACACAACACTTTGCGCTGTGGTAAATAATGAATTGTATGAGAGCAATGATTTAATGAGTTTAGCAAGAAGCTCATGCTTGCATGCAAATTAGTACATGAGAAAGGGGTCTTAGGTACCAAAAGCCCAAATTCTGGTCACGCAAATATGTAGTATTAATGCACAATGGAAGAATTCAGATTAGGAAAAGCCATGGAACATGAAATTTATATTTCATGAATAATAAAAGAGAGACataatttctctctctgtcatatGATCTGTTGAAAATGAATTTCAGAGAGACACTGCTACACAGGAAGAAAGAAATGACTTCGAGGAAATCTATAGAGCAACTGGGGCTGCTAAAATGAGGATGGGCTGACATTCTCTTACCTTGCTCCTTCTTGAAGTCGTTTTCTGTCAGAAACACTGGTGTCATTAGCTCCCCGACAGGCGGCTGGATGGAAGCGAAGAATTTGCGGGTGTGAGTACtgaaaaaagtaaacaaagaTGCTTGGAATTGGAGTCAAGAAACTGTTATATGATTTATATGAATGGAGGTGATTTACATAAACAAATATGCAGCCCGTTTAATTGTAAGGACGAAGAATTGCCATGAAAAGCTAAATTACGACCATAAATGGaccattctatttttatttaatgtcaagGTGACTTActagctaacaaaaatatgttctaagaatgttCTGCTACTGCTAACCATTACATTATGGAACTATTACTGGTAGTTACTTTAGAATTTTCTGTGAAAGTTCTGTCCATTGAAAACAGCAAAGGACCtaagacagatccttgtggcactccatattttactggtgttAACGGAGATGGGATATAAGTGGACATCAGGAAAATTAAAGTTTATAATTTAGCTCTTCTTAAACACTCACCACAGCTGAAAGTTTGCTGCTTGTGTAGAATCACAGAAATCTATGCCCATCACTACAGTAACCGATTCACCTGCTGATAACACATCTGAAAGAACGCatacaaacagaacaaaaataaacctaAAGTAGTTAAAAGCTTGTTTAGAAAATCTCATAAAGTGCAGGGTTGCTGACCTATCTCAGCGAACTCACGGATCCTCATCCCACACTGCAACCTGGGCTCCTCGATATGCAGGTTTTTGGTCTCAGAGTTGGTGTTGTTGGTAAACTGGATCTGGACGGCCACCATGTTAGGGTCTGGACTGAAGGGCTGCCGGCTGAAGCAATACTCAACCGCAAGACCCTCACCTGTTATACGATGTAGGAGCTCATACATCTTTATCGAACCAGAAGGAGTGATTGTCTGTGAGAAAACAGAAGAGAGATTTTACATATATCGAATCAATTATACTATACAGTGCCGTTTGGGgccagaattatttttttttcttgaaaagaaataaaaacttttattcagcaaagtaatgaattcaattgatcaaaagtgacagtaaaaacatttataatgttacaaaagatttatatttaaagtaacTGCTGTTGGTTTAActttatattcaaaatgtaaaatataaaatgaaaaaggtcttaaatacaatatttaaaaacaaaaatgttaaattttcttttttgtattctgaaaaaaataaaaagagatgcataaaaacaattataaaaaaaattatttataaagagaaaataactttttctGCAGACTCTTTCTGCAAAGTTATGACAATATTTCTGCTGTATTTATTGCACATTTACAATTGTACTTTGGCCCAAAACTCACTGTAGGTGCTAGAATAGTGTCAGTCAGTGACAAACCCTCCAGATCAGACACCAGACTACTGGACATGAAGTTAACCGGAGTCACTGGAGCCGATGCTGGAGCTGGTTCAACTGGGAGAGGGAAAGACCAATTGTGCTTTAACATTCAAGCATATGTCTTTGATCTTGAATGTGTGAGCGGTTTTACTCACAGTCATCCAGATCCAGCAAAGACATTTCCTGCGTCTCCTTCTTGCTCTCTTTTTTGGATTGTTTGGGAGGTTGTTTTGATACAGGCGTCTAAGGGaaatcagaaaacattttacatgaACTCTTATCCATAAGATTAACATCAAAATAGCATAATAGTACTGTTAACTCACTGTCTGCATTGTTTAATCTCCTATGCAGCTCATGTGACAACAGTAGCATACTACTTTTAAGTtgagtttattataaaaaaaaaagcagcacacaGTATGCTGTATATAATGCACAGTATTAACTATGTAGTAAGCTAGTATTCTATTTTAATCTAGCCCAACCTTCTTCTTCCTGATGTCAGTGTCGGACTCAGACTCCTCCTCTGACTCATCCTCCGACTCGTCCCCTGATTCGCTGCTTTCTGATTCGCTCTCTGATTCTGAGGCACTTTTCTGATTCTTCACAGCCTTCCTGCCTCGTTTTCTCTCCTCGGAGCCACTGCTCTGCTCGCTGTGGGAGTGATGGAGCAGAACATGAGACACTGGTAAAACACAAATGATTGACATTGATTTGGTGTGATGTGTGGATGGCGCACCTCTCTGTGCTCTCCTCTACTGGTTTCTTGGCTTTGGTTTTGTCCagatgcttctttcttttctttttcttttcctcctcctcatcttcctcttcctcttcagaCTCAGTCTCTTCTCCACTCTCTGAACCAGAGCCGCTTTCATCACTGGCGCTAGCACTTTCTGAACCGCTGCCTGAATCTGATTCTGTCAGGTGAGCGAGCAAAATCATATTAACTAGCACGAAATAAGATTAGCACTGTAATGAGCTTAATGTAAATTTTCATTCAAACTGGTGGTGAAAATACTTTAAAACTGAAATCCTTTTTATTCACTAATAAAGGAATCTAATTAAAATTTAACATTGTATCTATCAGTGTTGAATATTTGcaggatttatatatttttgtaataaatacataataaagacTTTtggtttaaattaacaaaaatgaattacATCGTTTTTAGTTAAGATAATAACCAAGGCATGCTGTCTAATGTGATAGCTTCCTATATGGCTAATAACTAAATTTTCCCATTTACGAGATGTAGCGTTCACCACAGTTACCGCTATCTGCTGATTCGGTTGGACCAGATTCTCCGTCTGAGTCGGAGTAGAATGGTTTCTCTACTTTCTTCTCCTTACGATCCTTCCGGCTTGTGCATTTGCTCCAGTCTGGAATCTGCAAAGGATCGCAAAACACCATCAAAACAAGCTCAAGTACATCCGGAGGGCCTAAACGGAGAAAGAGGATCATATAACGGCCATGAATGCCTCTTTAAAAGCAGCAAACATCTTTGTTTACACTCATAGGTCAATAAAATTACAGTTCTAGAGAGACGTGCCTCTCTTCGCTCAGCGTTTGAGGTTTACAGCAGGGAAGGTTGTGCATTCATGGCCACTTTTGTTCTTGTTGTGTAcgcttaaacatttaattaaagagATCACATCCTAAAAAAGACCCCAAAGACCACCAGCACTGATTTACCCAAGATTCATCTGACTTTAAGCTAGAATCAGCGTGGTGATTAGAAAGTAGATAAGTGATTAGCAACTAGCACCAGTGCTGTAGGCCATTTCTGGGGTGTTTTGGAGGATTCTGGTCTTTAATCATAGAGCAAGGGCTGAGGAACGGGAAAGGCTGATCTAGCACAGTACAGACGCTACGCTAGGCTGGTGGCAAAAGCTCTTTGGGTCTGACGCTAAGGGTGACTGACAGACTCACGCTGGTTAAAGTGGTGACTCTTTCGAGCAGCCTAATAACCTGGCAAACaggaaagaataaaaagaaacgcAATAATGATGCTGTGAGATGGCCAGAAGAAGAggaaagaaaagaacagaacagaaaagaaaGATTTAAAAAGTACACACAAGGATTCAGGTTGCACTTGTCAACAGATTAAAACGTATTTGGATGCGTTTTACGTCCATTTTTCGCTAACAGCTTCAGTCAAAGCAACTGAAAGTGTTGCGTTCATATCAAGAACGATAACTTTATATAGAGGATAAATCGTAACTATATGATTAGCTTGatcaggtttgtttaattagggttcaatctaaactgtgcaggagtgtggccctccaggaactgagtgtGAAATCCCTGACATAAAAGAACATCAGAAAGAAAATCATTGAAAAATTTTTTTCGAGCTGCTgaacaataaaaaagttaacagccaaTCAGGATGCATCCGACTTTAAAGCATGTAAGCATTTAAAGTGTCAGACAACAAAACTGCAGTGCATGCTTTTCATAAACCATTGGTGTGGGCGCTAatagttatcgttatagttatcgttcttggtgtgaacgagcAAATAAGGGGGAATTCACTCAGAATGAATAGCATTATTTACATCGGGCAGTGATGTTCTAGCGTTCAATTTACTAAATTCGTTCAATTTAGCAGTCATTATTTTTCAATGCAAATTATGCAAATGACGTAACAGCATAAACACAATCACAAATTGAATGCTGAAATCCATCTGCACAGCACAACTCATAAACTTTTGGTTCATTATTAAGTGCTAAGCGAtgacccagctaacagggaacgttctCAGAACTTTGGCTAATGAACAAACCCTCTTCCAGTAACGTTAAAAGAAAGTTTGTTTAAAATGATCTGGTCTTCATTTATGTTTTCAAAACATTAGCGcaaaaattgtattgtatttatacatcattaatggaacctttttttttcttacatttttctgTTAGATGTTCGTCTAACGTTTTtcaaattacgttttaaaattgACTACATTTAACAGTTCATAtaaccaaatgttttttaaatatttttaaataagtgaatgttttgaatgttcagagaacaacAGAAACGGCGTTTtcacaagtaaattattaataaaacattcttagaacatacTTTTGTTAGCTGGGTATGAACGCGACAGGTTCTGCAACCCCAAACGGATAATCTGACATAGTTTACAGGGACAGAAAAATATTGCTATAGCTGTTATTCCAGTCAGttatattattctttttctttgatTAAAATGCTCACAAACACTCTATTTCTGTTTACCACCAGCTGTCTTGGACATACCATTAGATACCGCGGCTAATTAAATTAGCACGTGCTTAGTTTGCATTGAAATATCATATGCAAAAGTGTCTGTTTAGTGAATTCACCCCTTAGTTTAGAACTTTCAGAAGGTCTCTAATCATGTACTCAATATGTCAATCACAAATCTGTATTAGGATGATGTTTTAATGCTTTGCTGAGCATTTGGTGTCACAGTAATGGAAGTGCAACATTAATATGAAGGTTTAGCCATGTGATGGTTTGCTTGGCAGAAAATGAGGTCAGTAGATTTCAGATtgagacacaaaaacacacactttagTGCAGGAAGGTCGAGCCAGGCGACCCGACTACACAGATAGAGGACAGAGAGAGAAGCCACTGCACTCTTGCGGGCACCTCTCTCCAGTCTCCCAAGAGACCCATTCGGCCCTCACTGGTGTCTATGACCTCCTCTTGCTGCATAATATGGTGGGTGGGAAcataaagagacagacagactgtcAGAAAGGGGATGAAACTGATAACACACCCATCTACGACAAGAAATCTGCAGTGAAAGATGAGTGCTTTATGAAATAACAAATAGGATTATGCAGACAAAAACCTGAAGCTGGAATCAAGACCCTGGCCGATCAGTGTGTTATACAGACCTCATGCATATGCAGATTCGATAATGGAATTTTAATAAGGGAGGCGTGGCATATGTAAATGTACGTGGGCGTGTCAGTCTAGTCAGTTCTAGAACTCTCagtgatttaaaaataattctagAACCACAAGTAAAGCATTCGGTTCTAGCATTCAGACATCGTTTTTTAATAATTTCCTGTTTGAAGGAATGTTCGGTGTTCAAGTTGAACTCTTTAACGACAATTTTTGACATGCTGTTAATAGAGTGCAACAATACAGTTTTCTGCTGTGTTGGTTCTGGAGGAATTTTTTTCCATCATTTCTTCCctagatattttttaaaaagtcacacacatataaatatatattcatatataaacaaaatatatttgacACATTTTTTGCAATCTATGCATACTGTGCATACAAATATTCACTCTTCATTACTTGCAGTGTTTCATGAGAGTGTGGGTGCACAATACTTCTTTTGGTGTGATTTCCTTATTGtgactctctgattggtggaggtTCTCTGCTGAATTATGGGATGTGTAGTTTTTCATCAGCATTCATCAGAATTTCAgttaaatgtgattatttaaagttacttcaacaaaagcatataacaggggtgtcaaactcaattcctggagggccggagccctgcagagttcagattcaaccctaattaaacacagctgatccaactaatcaagtccttcaggtttATTTGAAAAACTATGTGATATGCGTGTTGGAGCTGGGTTGGAACAAAGGGCTCCggtcctccaggaactgagtttgacacccctggtatACACCATTGATTGACAACCTTGTAACTCACATTCTGCTATTAAGaaaattcatgaatgaatgaatgagttttTACTTCTGGACCTGGACTATTGCACTCTATTACCAAGGGAAATAATTCTGACACATCAACCAATCGGGCTGCAGGATGAGTAGCTACCACCCCGCTGAAATGCAGACTGTGTGATTTATGCATTATGAGGGTGGAGTTATGCTAATGAGCGAGGAAAGTGAGGATATAAAAGTGATTGAGCGTGATTGTTTTGGTCAGCGCTTTGGGGCATTTCTTTGGGAGATCTTGCATGTtggagctccctctggtggtcTGTAGGAGAAGCACCCCTGCGCCCTCTGGCCCTGTCAGAACTGTTCGCCTTGCACACACAGAATCCTTCACCTCCACGTTGCGCACGGATGGGTCAGGCGCCGATTCGGGCCAGTCGGGCAGCTCCTGGTATCCGCCGGCTTTAGCGTTCAGCAGATGAGACAGTGACCCCAGCTGGAAGTGATCTCTGtctgcaaagaaataaaaaaaaaagaaaaatcacaaatgagatctatAATTGTCTCCTGCCCCTCAGATTTTTTCCTGAAGGTCCCAGTAATCTCAAGAGTAAAAATGTGTTCAGATATACATGCAAATCTGGATTTTTTGAGTTAACTAGAACTAAAACAAACTAAGATGAAAACCTTTACCTTTAAATGTAGACTCCAGGACAGGGGCAGGCTTGAGTGCAAGGAAAAGCTTCTTTGCGTATTTGCTAAGAGCACCGCTCTTATCAGTGGGCACAATGAGTTGGCGGATAAAGCGGGCACGATCTCTGATGTCATAGTTTTGATCATATTTCGCTAGGTTCAGTACATATTGCGTCAACAGTTTAGtctgaaagacagaaaagaaatgaaagaaacaaaggaATTGAATTCTCAAGAGTTTCATGCCTGACAGGCAATGCACTTGTGTGCATCTAAATAATATGACATGCAGACAGAGATTGTCCTTTGATTAAACAATGATTCATGTTGGGTTTCCCCAGCTTTCATCCAGACAACCAGTTATCGATAACTAAAACTATTCAAAACATTTCCGTTAATTGAACTAAGCTAAAATAAAACACtgcttttttgtaaaaaaattttttttgccatAACCATGTTTGTCGCCTCACCTGTTTTGAGTTAGTAAGGTACAGTTTGGCAGCCAGATTGATAATCTGCAGCTTGACAATATCTTCCTCGTTCGTGAAGGTCTTGGCCATGTTTCTCAGGACGTCCGGGGCGATTTTGGGGACATGTTCGCAGTATTCTCCGATCAGCCACAGGATGCTCGCTCGGGCCATGGGCacctgatgcacacacacataatcaggACCACAGAGTCTCTCTGAAACGTGAAAATAGGTAGTTCAGATCACAACTCAACCTGGATGTTGTCAATGAGTTTGGCCATGTGTTTGATGATGTCGCTATGCTGTTCGGGCTGCATCTGCAGAAGCTTTTTGATCACCACCACTGATTCAGCCACAACcaactctgaaaacacacacagacaatcaaacaaagaaacACACACCGAATATTACTTAGCATTatctgacagatgtctttcgCCATTGCATTGCACCCTTCTGTTCTTTTACAGCATATGATGGGTCAATTTCAAGTGCATTTAAAGAAGATTTACAGGAACATTTGCATGTTACAAAGTCAGAGGCTCATATTTTCCTTCTTCTGCATGATAAGAACCCCATCTGACATTGAAGCATCTACTTTTGATGTCTGCCTGAGTGGTTCTCACTTTATGGATAATTAATGGCAGTGTGGGCATCTAAAATAGTTCTGTTGCATTTCCTTGCGCTCCATCTTGCAATCTTACCGTCTCTATTGGACAGCAGCTGTACCAGTCCATTCAGACAGGTGTCTCTGACCTCGCCGATGTTCGTAGCACAGCGACCAATGGCCTGAATGCTGGCCGCCACAAAATCCTTATCCATGCTCTTAATATACGTCTAGAACACAAATAGAGAAAATGTTTCATTATCCCCATTCAGATACGCTGGAAAATAGTATAACAGAAGCAGAGAATTATACTGTTACTTATTGACAAAACAACACAGACatgaagttattttatttaaaggtttaggttgtaatttatttgtatgtGTAATGCAAGTGTATTTTAGGTGTTATGatgacttttttctatttttatccgCCTTTTAGTTTGCATTTCACTTAGAAAGTCGTGTGGTGTGACaaataaatcaatcattttgaaaaGTAAATAGTTCATGCAGTCTCTAGAATCAATAATCTTTAAAAccgaaagggaaactcctacaaatgcatattcgaTGAGGTCAGGTGCAAAAATAACTGCGTCCATCCCTtttgtaaaaattttaaataagttgttttaaagtatttttttttttttttactatttttggtcAAACAAATCCAATCTTGGTAAGCAtgagattattttttttcctgaattttatattacaataaaagactttatattatattaaagtttattcaattcaattctatTTCATTCTATTCTTTTTGCTGGGTCCCCCTCTAACATTAGATGGAGCATCTCACTGGGTTTTccctttaataaaattaaaattaaaattctattctaattttttttctgaattgtatattacaataaaatacattatattatattaaagtttattctattctattttattctattctatttgctGGGTCCCCCTCTAACATTAGATGGAGCATCTCACTGGGTTTTCCCTTTAgtaaaattagaattaaaattctattctattctatttgctGGGTCCTCCTCAAAAATGAGAATGAGCATTTCAAGGGGTTTTTCCTTTAATAGAATTAGaattaaaattctattttattttatttgctgggTCCTCCTCAAAAATGACAAGGAACATCTCAAGGGGTTTTTCCTTTAATAGAATtcaaattctattctattctattctattctattttatgaaCACTGTAAGAACAGCATATGTAAACTAATACCTGAAATTCTCTCAGGATGGTGGAGATGTTCGTCTCATTAGCCAAATTCGTCAAAACCTCCAGCTGTGTTAATAAGAGAAAATAAAATCATCAGTCCAACTTTAAAACACTCAAAACTGAATCGACATTCGTTGGtgaaaacatttaataacacGAATAGCATTTTTGTGCACCTTGAGGATTTTGATCTGCGTTGGGTCTGTAGAGCGAATATAAAAACTCTTCAGATACGGCTCAAACATTCCCTAGAAGACCAAAACACACGTATTAAAACACCAGAGCATTCATATAAACAcaacagacttttttttaatactgactGAATTTTTCTGTCCTAGTATGCCTTTACAGAACGGCTTTTAAAAATCAGAAATCTCTCAAGAACAAaccattaaatgtataaaaagcaaaACCCCAAGAAAGttttcagtttaaatactgaatcataaaatattaaaatgcaccgAACAATATGAAGCAAAACATCAAGCTCCAGCATTATGATCATGCGCTGTAACATGATCCTCGAAGATCAAACTGTTTAAACCTTGATCCTGTTTGTTGACCTTTCCAGTCACACTAAATGCATACAATGTGCCAAACACAATGTAAGCAGTATGTACATAATACATTATCatcatattatgtaaataaatgttaaaattgccCTTTGGTGACTCTGCAGCATTTTTCAAGTGGAAGTCAAAGTGCTTTTACACTTTTATGTGAATCACTCACTCGTCTCTTGATGGACATCGTGGCCACGTTTTGAAGCACGACATACTGCACTTCACTACAGAGAAACAAAACACAGAACAACATCATGAAGATGTTTATCATTCAAAACCCTTAAAAGGTATCTGAGAGGGAAAgcaatattttcataaaaaggCTAAATGGAGAGATGCATGTGAATAATGGATGATGTTTATGGTCTGAGCCTCTCTCTATTTGCAGCTAATGCCAAATTCTGTGTGAGAATTGCAGTGTCGTCATCTAGTGTTTCGCCTGTATTGACTTATGATGTCATCAGACAATGACCAGCCTTGCATCATTAAACAGAGAAACTTCACTCTGTGGTGTCACACTTTCGGAGACGCTTGAAGGGAAACCTCAAGAAGCATGCATGTCTTGGCTGATTACTCACCTGTGGCTGCGCATTAACCTGACCAAAGCCTTAGCGATGATGCCCACCTCTGCTTTTGGAGCCAAATGGAAGTACAGTTGAGCTACTGCCATCACCACCTAcaaagacggagagagagagagaggtttattATGAGATGCTGACAGCTAAATCAACTAATTCTTTTTAGAGGTTAAGTGTGAATAGGTCCCATTGTCATAATGCTGGCAAATCAGCTTCAGCACTCTGTCAACGTAAATACTGATGGTATgtgtgaataaaatttaaaactaacctaataattataaaaactgagactaaactaaaaaacattgtaataatgaaacaaattaaaatagaaatagcaaaatgtattcaaaaaaagaacattaaactaaaataaataaacgaataaacaaataaaaaca
The sequence above is drawn from the Carassius gibelio isolate Cgi1373 ecotype wild population from Czech Republic chromosome B25, carGib1.2-hapl.c, whole genome shotgun sequence genome and encodes:
- the LOC128013713 gene encoding AP-3 complex subunit beta-2 isoform X2; protein product: MTTMQRLLQLPANAVNMVKSVQGGSQGQEEALSPVLTPDSGPQNWYNAVQPEELRHLRSGGTGGGGEGSEDRPGLEEGLSSLQSQPLRHDDLKEMLDSNKDSLKLEAMKRIVAMIARGKNASDLFPAVVKNVACKNIEVKKLVYVYLVRYAEEQQDLALLSISTFQRGLKDPNQLIRASALRVLSSIRVTIIVPIMMLAIKEAASDMSPYVRKTAAHAIPKLHSLDPDQKDQLIEVIEKLLADKTTLVAGSVVMAFEEVCPDRIDLIHKNYRKLCNLLIDVEEWGQVVIINMLTRYARTQFLNPNINESLLEENSEKAFYASDDEEEEDKKDEVAPLAKRKPYVMDPDHRLLLRNTKPLLQSRNAAVVMAVAQLYFHLAPKAEVGIIAKALVRLMRSHSEVQYVVLQNVATMSIKRRGMFEPYLKSFYIRSTDPTQIKILKLEVLTNLANETNISTILREFQTYIKSMDKDFVAASIQAIGRCATNIGEVRDTCLNGLVQLLSNRDELVVAESVVVIKKLLQMQPEQHSDIIKHMAKLIDNIQVPMARASILWLIGEYCEHVPKIAPDVLRNMAKTFTNEEDIVKLQIINLAAKLYLTNSKQTKLLTQYVLNLAKYDQNYDIRDRARFIRQLIVPTDKSGALSKYAKKLFLALKPAPVLESTFKDRDHFQLGSLSHLLNAKAGGYQELPDWPESAPDPSVRNVEVIRLLERVTTLTSIPDWSKCTSRKDRKEKKVEKPFYSDSDGESGPTESADSESDSGSGSESASASDESGSGSESGEETESEEEEEDEEEEKKKKRKKHLDKTKAKKPVEESTESEQSSGSEERKRGRKAVKNQKSASESESESESSESGDESEDESEEESESDTDIRKKKTPVSKQPPKQSKKESKKETQEMSLLDLDDFEPAPASAPVTPVNFMSSSLVSDLEGLSLTDTILAPTTITPSGSIKMYELLHRITGEGLAVEYCFSRQPFSPDPNMVAVQIQFTNNTNSETKNLHIEEPRLQCGMRIREFAEIDVLSAGESVTVVMGIDFCDSTQAANFQLCTHTRKFFASIQPPVGELMTPVFLTENDFKKEQGKLMGMNEISEKLTLGEKCVNEHVIVERVTATANLSRVPCGSDKECRFAGKTVSSGCLVLVTVSTKEGGRAQLTVNCEKMLIGTMLVKDIMQALSQ
- the LOC128013713 gene encoding AP-3 complex subunit beta-2 isoform X7; its protein translation is MSASSAFIDEKGGSASEPEYGHDPASGGIFSSDYKRHDDLKEMLDSNKDSLKLEAMKRIVAMIARGKNASDLFPAVVKNVACKNIEVKKLVYVYLVRYAEEQQDLALLSISTFQRGLKDPNQLIRASALRVLSSIRVTIIVPIMMLAIKEAASDMSPYVRKTAAHAIPKLHSLDPDQKDQLIEVIEKLLADKTTLVAGSVVMAFEEVCPDRIDLIHKNYRKLCNLLIDVEEWGQVVIINMLTRYARTQFLNPNINESLLEENSEKAFYASDDEEEEDKKDEVAPLAKRKPYVMDPDHRLLLRNTKPLLQSRNAAVVMAVAQLYFHLAPKAEVGIIAKALVRLMRSHSEVQYVVLQNVATMSIKRRGMFEPYLKSFYIRSTDPTQIKILKLEVLTNLANETNISTILREFQTYIKSMDKDFVAASIQAIGRCATNIGEVRDTCLNGLVQLLSNRDELVVAESVVVIKKLLQMQPEQHSDIIKHMAKLIDNIQVPMARASILWLIGEYCEHVPKIAPDVLRNMAKTFTNEEDIVKLQIINLAAKLYLTNSKQTKLLTQYVLNLAKYDQNYDIRDRARFIRQLIVPTDKSGALSKYAKKLFLALKPAPVLESTFKDRDHFQLGSLSHLLNAKAGGYQELPDWPESAPDPSVRNVEIPDWSKCTSRKDRKEKKVEKPFYSDSDGESGPTESADSESDSGSGSESASASDESGSGSESGEETESEEEEEDEEEEKKKKRKKHLDKTKAKKPVEESTESEQSSGSEERKRGRKAVKNQKSASESESESESSESGDESEDESEEESESDTDIRKKKTPVSKQPPKQSKKESKKETQEMSLLDLDDFEPAPASAPVTPVNFMSSSLVSDLEGLSLTDTILAPTTITPSGSIKMYELLHRITGEGLAVEYCFSRQPFSPDPNMVAVQIQFTNNTNSETKNLHIEEPRLQCGMRIREFAEIDVLSAGESVTVVMGIDFCDSTQAANFQLCTHTRKFFASIQPPVGELMTPVFLTENDFKKEQGKLMGMNEISEKLTLGEKCVNEHVIVERVTATANLSRVPCGSDKECRFAGKTVSSGCLVLVTVSTKEGGRAQLTVNCEKMLIGTMLVKDIMQALSQ